In Bradyrhizobium sp. 200, the sequence AGATCTTTCCGCTGCGTCAGGATCGCATCGGCATCGCGATCATACTGATCGCGGCGGTGATGCTCCCTTTCGTCGCCAACAGCTACTGGCTGAGCGCGATCCTGATTCCATGGCTCGTGCTTTCCCTGGTGGCGCTCGGGCAAAATATCCTGATGGGTTATGCCGGCCAGTTGTCGCTCGGATCGGCCGGCTTCATGGCCGTGGGGGCGTTCGCCTGTTACAATCTGATTTTGCGCATCGACGGCATTCCGTTCGTGGTGGCCGTTGCGCTCTCCGGCGTTTGCGCGGCTCTCGTCGGCATCGTGTTCGGACTTCCCAGCCTGCGTATCCGCGGACTGTATCTAGCGGTCGCGACGCTGGCGTCGCAGTTCTTCATCGTCTGGGCACTCGACAAGTTCGGCTGGTTCAAGAACTACGATCCGGCGGGCGTGATCACTGCGCAGCCGATCGTCATGTTCGGCCACAACTTCGCAACACCCCGTGAGAAGTACTGGGTGGTGCTTGCGATCGTCGCAGTCCTTGCGCTTCTCGCCAAGAACATGGCACGCGGCAGCATCGGGCGCGGCTGGATGGCGGTGCGCGACATGGATGTCGCGGCCGAAGTGATGGGTTTTTCACTGCTGCGCACCAAGCTGCAGGCTTTTGCGATCAGCTCGTTCTACTGCGGTGTCGGCGGTGCGCTGTTCGCGTTCGCTTACCTCCAGACAGTGGAGCCTTCGGCCTTCGGCATCGATCTGTCGTTCCGAATTCTCTTCATGGTCATCATCGGCGGCCTCGGTACCATCATGGGCTCGTTCCTGGGCGCGGGCTTCATCCTGCTGATGCCGATCTTCCTCAACATCTTCTTCCACACCGTTTTCGGCAAATCCGTCGACGCCACCATCACCTCGGCGCTCGAGCAGGTGATCTTCGGCGTGATGATCATCATGTTTCTGATCTTCGAACCACTTGGGCTGGCGCGGCTCTGGCAACTGACAAAGGAGAGACTGCGGCTATGGCCGTTCAAGCACTGAAGCAAATCGTCCGGAAAAGATCAGTACGTCCAATAAGCGCAAAAGGGGAGAACCAGTAATGTTGACCGACAAGATGCTTCGCCGCGTAGTTCCCGCTATCTCCGCGGCAGCCACCCTCATCGCGATCGCGGTCACGTCGACAGCCGCGATGGCCCAGGAGGCCCAGGAACAATATTTCGGGATTCCGAGCAGCCGCGTCGGACCGTACTCCGCCATGGGCACCGGCTACTATGGCGGCATCATCGACTATCTGAACTACGTCAACATGAAGCAGGGCGGCGTCAATGGCGTGAAGCTCACCTATGACGAGTGCGAGACCGAGTACAACGCCGCGCGCACCGTGGAGTGTTACCAGCGCCTGCTCAACAAGGGCGATCAGAAGATGGTCGTGTTCGACACGCTCGGCACGCCCGGCGCCTACGCTGTGATCGGCCGCATGGCGCAGGACCACGTCGTGCTGGCCCAGTACGGCTATGGGCGGACTGACGCCGCCGACGGACGCGTCTGGCCGTGGGTGTTCAACGCGGCAGGCCACTACTGGGGGCAGATCGCGGTCAAGATGAACTATATCGCCCAGAAGGAAGGTGGCGTCGCCAAGATGAAGGGCAAGACGATCGTGCATCTGCACATCGACACGGCCTACGGCCGTGAGCCGCTTCCGGCGATGCGCCAGATCGCCAAGGAGTGGGACTTCAAGCTGATCGAAATCGCAATACCGCCGCCCGGCCTGGAACAGCAGTCGCAGTGGCTGCAGATCCGCAAGGAGAAAGCCGATTGGGTCACGTTCTGGGGCGCTGGCTCCGGCATGAACTCAACCGCAATCACCACCGCCGCTCGTGTGGGCTTCCCGCGCGAGAAGATGTTTTACGTCACCTTCGGCGGTGCCGAGGAGGACATGATTCCGGCCGGTGACGCGGCGAAAGGCACTTTCGTCGCCGCAAACGCCGCACCCGGCAAGGAATATCCGCTGATCGCCGACATCATCAAGGTGGTCTACGGCGCGGGCAAGGGCAACATGCAGAACCCGGAGCGCGTGGGCACGGTCTACTACAATCGCGGCGTCGGCGCGGCGGCGATGTGGATTGAAGCCCTCAAGAACGCGCAGAAGATCCACAACAAGGTCGGCAAGACGGTCAACGGTGACGAGTTCCGCGATGGCTATGAGGCGCTCGACATCACCGACGAGAAGCTCAAGGAGATCGGCATTCTCGGCATGTCGGCGCCGTTCAAGATGTCGTGCGCAAAGCATGACGGCTCCGAACGCTTCAAGGTGATGCAGTGGGACGGCAAGAAGTTCCAGATCTTGACGGACTGGGTGCCGGCGCCCGACCCGGCGTTCATCCGCAAGCTGATCGAAGATTCGGCGGCGAAGTACGCCGCCGAGAACAACATCACGCCGCGCAAGTGCTCCTGATCCACGGAGCACGCTGCGGACGCATCTCACGCAATATCCGGGGGATGGGATGTCACCCATCCCTCGGACGGATTTGACTTAAGGAGAGGCTGCCATGACCGTTTCTGTTGCATCGGCTGTTGATCGGACCGCAGCGGTTGAAGCCGCGGCGCAGCCTGTCCTGGCAGTGAAAAATATCGAGGTGGTCTACAACCATGTGATCCTCGTGCTGCGTGGCGTTTCTCTGGAAGTGCCGCAAGGCAAGATCGTTGCACTGCTCGGCGGCAACGGCGCCGGCAAGAGTACGACGCTGAAATCGATCTCGACGCTGCTGGGTTCGGAGAGAGGAGCCGTGACCAAGGGATCGATCGAATTCCGCGGACAGCGAACCGATCAGCTCACGCCCGGCGAACTGGTCGGCATGGGCCTGGTGCAGGTGATGGAGGGAAGGCACTGCTTCGGGCATCTGACGGCCGAGGAAAACCTGATCACCGGCGCCTATGCGCGCTCCATCAGCAGGTCGCAACTGCGCGACGAACTCGACCGGATCTACGCATACTTCCCGCGGCTGAAGGTGCGGCGCAGCAGCCTGGCGGGCTATACGTCGG encodes:
- a CDS encoding ABC transporter substrate-binding protein encodes the protein MLTDKMLRRVVPAISAAATLIAIAVTSTAAMAQEAQEQYFGIPSSRVGPYSAMGTGYYGGIIDYLNYVNMKQGGVNGVKLTYDECETEYNAARTVECYQRLLNKGDQKMVVFDTLGTPGAYAVIGRMAQDHVVLAQYGYGRTDAADGRVWPWVFNAAGHYWGQIAVKMNYIAQKEGGVAKMKGKTIVHLHIDTAYGREPLPAMRQIAKEWDFKLIEIAIPPPGLEQQSQWLQIRKEKADWVTFWGAGSGMNSTAITTAARVGFPREKMFYVTFGGAEEDMIPAGDAAKGTFVAANAAPGKEYPLIADIIKVVYGAGKGNMQNPERVGTVYYNRGVGAAAMWIEALKNAQKIHNKVGKTVNGDEFRDGYEALDITDEKLKEIGILGMSAPFKMSCAKHDGSERFKVMQWDGKKFQILTDWVPAPDPAFIRKLIEDSAAKYAAENNITPRKCS
- a CDS encoding ABC transporter ATP-binding protein; its protein translation is MTVSVASAVDRTAAVEAAAQPVLAVKNIEVVYNHVILVLRGVSLEVPQGKIVALLGGNGAGKSTTLKSISTLLGSERGAVTKGSIEFRGQRTDQLTPGELVGMGLVQVMEGRHCFGHLTAEENLITGAYARSISRSQLRDELDRIYAYFPRLKVRRSSLAGYTSGGEQQMIAIGRAMMAKPNMLLLDEPSMGLAPQIVAEIFEIVRDLNLKEGVSILLAEQNTNVALKYADYGYILESGRIMMDGPAKALAENKDVKEFYLGMSSEGRKSFRDMKSYRRRKRWV
- a CDS encoding branched-chain amino acid ABC transporter permease — its product is MLYREAGQFRTSYAQDSQIFPLRQDRIGIAIILIAAVMLPFVANSYWLSAILIPWLVLSLVALGQNILMGYAGQLSLGSAGFMAVGAFACYNLILRIDGIPFVVAVALSGVCAALVGIVFGLPSLRIRGLYLAVATLASQFFIVWALDKFGWFKNYDPAGVITAQPIVMFGHNFATPREKYWVVLAIVAVLALLAKNMARGSIGRGWMAVRDMDVAAEVMGFSLLRTKLQAFAISSFYCGVGGALFAFAYLQTVEPSAFGIDLSFRILFMVIIGGLGTIMGSFLGAGFILLMPIFLNIFFHTVFGKSVDATITSALEQVIFGVMIIMFLIFEPLGLARLWQLTKERLRLWPFKH